A region from the Salvia splendens isolate huo1 chromosome 15, SspV2, whole genome shotgun sequence genome encodes:
- the LOC121768579 gene encoding protein DEEPER ROOTING 1-like: MKFFNWMQSKFNGDKRPNSVPVTTSWANQLMSENEFLTNKPNLTPIIFADHRKKEPPKEEFSDWPHGLLTIGTFGNTARTDNKEQIQAAEEQCSSPDLSEFTVEEVGKLQKELKKLLTRKTAAEEQPADLPLNRFLNCPSSLEVDRTNSNRFSTYSDDKDEEEIDRTIRIILGRCKDVCEKKKKKKKNYTLGKKSLTFLVKKVFACRSGFAPAPSIQDTLQESRMEKLMRIMLTKKMNSQKPSRMAS, encoded by the exons ATGAAG TTCTTCAACTGGATGCAGAGCAAGTTCAATGGAGATAAGAGACCTAATTCAGTTCCTGTTACAA CAAGCTGGGCTAATCAACTAATGTCTGAAAATGAGTTCTTGACAAATAAACCGAACCTAACACCAATCATCTTTGCAGATCACAGAAAGAAAGAGCCACCAAAGGAAGAGTTCAGCGACTGGCCCCACGGCCTACTCACCATCGGGACTTTTGGAAACACAGCCCGAACAGACAACAAGGAACAAATTCAAGCAGCAGAGGAGCAATGCTCATCTCCTGATCTCTCAGAATTCACAGTTGAGGAAGTAGGGAAGCTGCAAAAGGAGCTAAAGAAGCTCCTAACGCGAAAGACAGCTGCTGAGGAGCAGCCGGCTGATCTCCCATTGAACAGATTCCTCAACTGCCCTTCTAGTTTGGAAGTGGACAGGACTAATTCAAACAGGTTCAGCACGTACTCAGACGACAAAGATGAGGAGGAGATTGATCGGACGATCAGGATCATCCTAGGCAGATGCAAAGATGTGtgtgagaagaagaagaagaagaagaagaattatACACTTGGGAAGAAGTCCTTAACCTTCCTTGTCAAGAAAGTCTTTGCTTGCAGAAGTGGCTTTGCCCCGGCTCCTAGCATTCAAGACACTCTTCAAGAATCAAGAATGGAGAAG CTTATGAGGATAATGCTGACCAAGAAAATGAACTCTCAAAAACCTTCAAGAATGGCATCATAA
- the LOC121768040 gene encoding putative late blight resistance protein homolog R1B-16 — protein MDMDLIRKDVMGIIAVKDQLERQVSASADSPPPTDLHESLQKVIGDMDLIKKEVMEIVALNHQQVSSAATSSTSSSKVSSLSMPNNTTMVGFDHIMIQLMEKLVYGEQNRQVIPITGMGGIGKTTLSVNAYKHPSISHHFDICAWVTISQQYNTKELIWEILSQADKQGLIRMSEKEEEEIELALHQCLTNRRYLIVFDDMWSIEAWDAIQRYLPDNSNGSRIMVTTRLSNLGSQLDNSCGLKMKFMDEESSWNLFCKIVFGGKCCPSELKKIGKKIVESCRGLPLSIVVMGGLVEKLERTKECWECIGRSVNSSVNMENDMHCLKLLKLSYNHMPIYLKPCFLYLGMFEDSKIQVSRVIELWVSEGFLKPINGKSMETIAKEYLDELVDRNLVLVHMLGSTGNMKYCKIHDLLRDLCLKEAQQERFYDVVGQHSPQGTCSQRRLAILGSTSKDQVVDAMKSRPYARTCMSIHNRVHPLPYLKLSRTLRLCNRNDFSLCEYSLRKCFQLVNLRLLVVRFDRRSSQVPSNMNLLWNLQTLIVSSFRLINAPVEIWNMSQLRHVKVRLSTLYLTDPPSDNIVIMENLQTLKGVRNFKCDETMVCRIPNIKKLKVYYHDDHVCAQNIERLQKLESLSCYWFPRCDLIKLTLPPSLKSLTLASTDCRMEDILEKVSTLPLLQKLTFKYGCFTTGKWETVEGQFPSLKYLLLSNNNLECWTMESSHFPRLEHLCLFCLEDLKEIPAEIGEIPTLKSVTLYNCSESATKSAKRMVEEQEELLGEDQLSFKVKVYIPKDDNCELLRSLTTPNFEVFCVVESL, from the coding sequence ATGGATATGGATTTGATCAGGAAAGACGTGATGGGGATCATTGCAGTCAAAGATCAGCTAGAGAGACAAGTCTCAGCCTCTGCTGATTCCCCGCCACCTACAGACTTGCATGAGAGTTTGCAGAAGGTGATAGGAGACATGGATTTGATCAAGAAGGAAGTGATGGAGATCGTTGCACTCAACCATCAGCAAGTCTCATCAGCTGCTACTTCATCAACATCTTCTTCCAAGGTATCTTCTCTCTCTATGCCGAACAACACAACCATGGTGGGTTTTGATCATATCATGATTCAACTCATGGAGAAGCTAGTTTATGGAGAACAAAATCGCCAAGTCATCCCAATCACGGGGATGGGAGGAATTGGTAAGACCACTCTTTCCGTAAATGCTTATAAACATCCATCTATTAGTCACCATTTTGATATTTGTGCTTGGGTTACAATTTCTCAACAATATAACACAAAAGAACTTATTTGGGAAATTCTATCCCAAGCCGATAAACAAGGGTTGATTCGAATGagcgaaaaagaagaagaagaaatagaatTAGCGCTCCATCAATGTTTAACAAATAGAAGGTATCTAATTGTGTTTGATGATATGTGGAGTATTGAGGCATGGGATGCGATACAACGCTATTTACCTGACAATAGTAATGGTAGTCGGATAATGGTGACAACTCGGCTATCAAATTTGGGATCTCAATTGGATAACAGTTGTGGCCTTAAAATGAAATTTATGGATGAGGAAAGTAGCTGGAATTTGTTTTGCAAAATTGTGTTTGGTGGGAAATGTTGCCCTTCGGAATTAAAGAAAATTGGAAAGAAGATTGTGGAGAGTTGTAGAGGACTTCCATTATCTATTGTTGTGATGGGAGGTCTTGTGGAGAAATTGGAACGAACCAAAGAGTGTTGGGAATGTATTGGGAGGAGTGTAAATTCATCAGTGAATATGGAGAATGATATGCATTGTTTGAAATTACTGAAGTTGAGCTATAACCATATGCCAATTTATCTTAAGCCGTGCTTTCTATATCTGGGAATGTTTGAGGATAGTAAAATTCAGGTATCGAGAGTCATCGAGCTATGGGTTTCTGAAGGATTTTTAAAACCAATAAACGGCAAGAGTATGGAAACAATTGCAAAAGAGTACTTAGATGAACTAGTTGATAGAAACCTAGTTCTCGTTCACATGTTGGGGTCAACTGGAAACATGAAGTACTGCAAAATCCATGATTTGTTGAGAGACCTTTGCTTGAAAGAAGCTCAACAGGAGAGGTTTTATGATGTGGTCGGGCAGCATAGTCCTCAAGGCACGTGTAGCCAACGACGTCTAGCTATTCTGGGAAGTACTTCAAAGGATCAAGTGGTTGATGCCATGAAATCTAGACCATATGCCCGTACATGCATGAGTATTCATAATAGAGTCCATCCGTTGCCCTATTTAAAATTGTCGAGGACATTGAGACTATGCAATAGAAATGACTTTTCTCTGTGTGAATATTCTCTGAGAAAATGTTTTCAGTTGGTTAATTTGAGGCTTCTTGTCGTTCGTTTTGACAGGCGCTCTAGCCAAGTTCCTTCTAACATGAATCTCCTCTGGAATCTGCAGACATTAATTGTTTCTTCTTTTCGATTAATTAATGCACCGGTTGAAATTTGGAACATGTCTCAACTGAGGCATGTTAAGGTCAGGCTTTCAACATTGTATCTCACAGATCCTCCGAGTGACAACATAGTGATCATGGAGAATCTACAAACCCTCAAAGGAGTAAGGAATTTCAAATGTGATGAGACGATGGTTTGTAGAATTCCCAATATCAAGAAATTGAAAGTTTATTATCATGATGATCACGTCTGCGCCCAGAATATCGAACGTCTGCAAAAGCTGGAATCTCTAAGCTGCTATTGGTTTCCAAGATGTGATTTGATAAAGCTAACTCTTCCACCCTCTCTTAAGAGTCTAACTCTTGCAAGTACAGATTGTAGAATGGAAGACATATTGGAAAAGGTAAGTACATTACCCCTTCTTCAAAAGCTCACCTTTAAATATGGATGTTTCACAACAGGCAAATGGGAAACGGTGGAAGGCCAATTCCCCAGTCTCAAATATTTGTTACTAAGCAACAATAATTTGGAATGTTGGACGATGGAAAGCTCTCACTTCCCACGTCTCGAGCACCTTTGCCTTTTTTGTTTGGAAGATTTGAAGGAGATCCCTGCAGAAATTGGTGAAATTCCGACACTTAAATCCGTGACTCTGTACAATTGCAGTGAATCGGCTACTAAGAGTGCGAAGAGAATGGTAGAGGAACAAGAGGAATTGCTAGGAGAAGATCAACTCTCCTTCAAAGTCAAAGTTTACATCCCCAAAGATGACAACTGTGAGCTGCTGCGGAGCCTGACAACTCCCAACTTTGAAGTTTTTTGTGTGGTGGAATCCCtatga
- the LOC121768041 gene encoding uncharacterized protein LOC121768041 codes for MQIFDQIEHYPSPPISMDKKQVESLTEIVMYLQEFLEGYKSPFADVNEADPLEMRIADAVYAAEDVIESHLVEQLRPDVLVLYEALSDMIEDMNLMVEIKERVIKRVDLIFALKGRLRGQVSDSSTSRDLHKRVGDLIKDIQLLENRVMEHMDWILELECYLQRQVSDSSTCADLYKAVVEVIERMSFIKQEVMVIF; via the coding sequence ATGCAAATTTTCGATCAGATCGAGCATTACCCTTCCCCTCCGATTTCAATGGACAAAAAACAAGTTGAATCTCTAACTGAAATTGTTATGTATTTGCAGGAATTTCTTGAAGGCTATAAGTCTCCTTTTGCTGACGTCAATGAAGCAGATCCATTGGAGATGCGCATTGCTGATGCAGTTTATGCGGCTGAAGATGTAATCGAATCTCACCTTGTGGAACAGCTTCGTCCTGATGTCTTAGTCTTGTACGAGGCCCTGAGTGACATGATAGAAGACATGAATTTGATGGTTGAAATCAAAGAAAGGGTGATTAAACGCGTGGATTTGATCTTTGCACTCAAAGGTCGTCTTCGTGGACAAGTCTCTGATTCCTCGACATCTAGAGACTTGCATAAGAGAGTGGGGGATTTGATAAAAGACATTCAGTTGTTAGAAAACAGGGTGATGGAACACATGGATTGGATCTTGGAACTCGAATGTTATCTGCAGAGACAAGTCTCGGATTCCTCAACATGTGCAGACTTGTATAAGGCTGTGGTGGAGGTGATAGAACGCATGAGTTTCATCAAGCAAGAAGTGATGGtgattttttaa